Proteins encoded within one genomic window of Amycolatopsis nigrescens CSC17Ta-90:
- a CDS encoding DUF3093 family protein, with protein sequence MTEQVPRYQEPGVGWVALVWGPLFALLGYLSELLTGGPTHWLAWLVVGAGLALFTVPWVYARRRYLTVEVTDSVLRQGAEELPLTRISEVTDVEAPPGAKVLGGGWSVPRKYEELPLRLDDDTVVLAWAKDVEALRTTLREQRGT encoded by the coding sequence GTGACCGAGCAGGTCCCGCGCTACCAGGAGCCCGGTGTCGGCTGGGTCGCGCTGGTGTGGGGCCCGTTGTTCGCGCTGCTCGGCTACCTGTCCGAGCTGCTCACCGGCGGGCCGACGCACTGGCTGGCCTGGCTGGTGGTCGGTGCCGGCCTGGCGTTGTTCACCGTGCCCTGGGTGTACGCGCGCCGCCGGTATCTGACCGTGGAGGTCACCGACAGCGTGCTGCGGCAGGGCGCCGAGGAACTGCCGCTGACACGGATCTCCGAGGTCACCGACGTGGAGGCACCGCCGGGTGCCAAGGTGCTCGGCGGCGGCTGGAGCGTGCCGCGCAAGTACGAAGAGCTGCCCCTCCGGCTGGACGACGACACCGTGGTGCTGGCCTGGGCGAAGGATGTCGAAGCGCTGCGCACCACGCTGCGGGAGCAGCGCGGAACATGA
- the hemB gene encoding porphobilinogen synthase produces MFPEHRPRRLRGTAAMRRLVSETTLRPRQLILPMFVAEGADAPRPIASMPGVVQHTRESLRKAAVDAVQAGVGGLMIFGVPERHDAIGSGATDENGILNVALRDLKSELGDQTVLMADTCLDEFTDHGHCGVLDANGNVDNDASLARYAEMAVAQAEAGAHLLGPSGMMDGQVGVIRGALDEAGYADTGILAYTAKYASAFFGPFREAVNSQLKGDRKTYQQDPGNVRESLREIELDVAEGADAIMIKPALSYLDVIRAAAEVSPVPVAAYNISGEYAMVEAAAANGWVDRQRTVLEVLTSIRRAGADMILTYWAVEAAGWLD; encoded by the coding sequence ATGTTTCCTGAGCATCGTCCTCGGCGGTTGCGGGGCACGGCGGCCATGCGCCGTCTGGTGAGTGAAACCACGCTGCGGCCCCGGCAGCTGATCCTGCCCATGTTCGTCGCCGAAGGCGCGGACGCTCCCCGGCCGATCGCCAGCATGCCGGGCGTTGTCCAGCACACCCGCGAATCGCTGCGCAAAGCGGCGGTGGACGCGGTGCAGGCCGGCGTCGGCGGGCTGATGATCTTCGGTGTGCCCGAGCGGCACGACGCGATCGGTTCCGGGGCCACGGACGAGAACGGCATCCTCAACGTCGCCCTGCGCGACCTGAAGTCCGAGCTGGGCGACCAGACCGTGCTGATGGCGGACACCTGCCTGGACGAGTTCACCGACCACGGCCACTGCGGTGTGCTCGACGCGAACGGCAACGTGGACAACGACGCTTCGCTGGCCCGCTACGCCGAAATGGCCGTCGCGCAGGCCGAAGCGGGGGCGCACCTGCTCGGCCCGAGCGGCATGATGGACGGCCAGGTCGGCGTGATCCGCGGCGCGCTCGACGAAGCCGGCTACGCCGACACCGGCATCCTCGCCTACACCGCGAAGTACGCCAGCGCCTTCTTCGGCCCGTTCCGGGAAGCGGTGAACTCGCAGCTCAAGGGCGACCGCAAGACCTACCAGCAGGACCCGGGCAACGTCCGCGAGTCGCTGCGGGAGATCGAGCTGGACGTGGCCGAGGGCGCGGACGCGATCATGATCAAACCCGCACTGTCCTATTTGGACGTCATTCGCGCGGCAGCCGAGGTGTCCCCGGTGCCGGTCGCCGCGTACAACATCTCCGGCGAGTACGCGATGGTCGAGGCGGCTGCCGCGAACGGCTGGGTGGACCGGCAGCGCACCGTGCTCGAGGTGCTCACCTCGATCCGGCGCGCGGGCGCGGACATGATCCTGACCTACTGGGCCGTCGAGGCCGCCGGCTGGCTGGACTAG
- a CDS encoding uroporphyrinogen-III synthase, translated as MTPARKTTGRVAFVGSGPGDAGLLTVRAQELLAKAEVVVTDPDVPSGVLAFTAAGAEVRPAVGEPSEVAKDLTAEAKAGRLVLRLIAGDPLTQPAVVAEVQAVARTSAVFDIVPGVSPGAAVPAYAGVALGGTHTEVDVRGEVDWPALAATPGPLVLHATSSHLAEAASALVEHGMAAATAVAVTCNGTINTQRTVDSTLASLSQDAGELVGPLVVTVGQAAGARSKLSWWESRALYGWKVLVPRTKEQAGEMAERLRGHGATSHEVPTISVEPPRSPAQMERSVKGLVDGRYQWIVFTSTNAVRAVWEKFEEFGLDARAFSGVKIACVGESTAAKVRSFGIIPELIPSGEQSSEGLLADFPPYDDVLDPVDRVLLPRADIATETLSAGLRDRGWEIDDVTAYRTVRAAPPPAETREMIKTGGFDAVCFTSSSTVRNLVGIAGKPHTRTLVACIGPKTAETAVEFGLRVDVQPEKADVPHLVDALAEHAARLRAEGALPPPRKAKRARRS; from the coding sequence ATGACCCCCGCGCGAAAGACCACAGGGCGTGTCGCCTTCGTGGGCTCGGGCCCCGGTGATGCCGGACTGCTGACCGTCCGCGCCCAGGAACTGCTGGCCAAGGCCGAGGTCGTGGTGACCGACCCCGACGTACCGTCCGGTGTGCTGGCGTTCACCGCCGCCGGCGCCGAGGTACGACCCGCGGTCGGCGAGCCGTCCGAGGTGGCCAAGGACCTGACCGCCGAAGCGAAGGCGGGCAGGCTGGTGCTCCGGCTGATCGCCGGTGACCCGCTGACCCAGCCCGCAGTGGTGGCCGAGGTGCAGGCCGTCGCACGGACCAGTGCCGTGTTCGACATCGTGCCCGGCGTCTCGCCCGGTGCCGCGGTGCCCGCCTATGCCGGCGTCGCGCTCGGTGGCACGCACACCGAGGTCGACGTCCGCGGCGAGGTGGACTGGCCCGCGCTCGCGGCCACCCCGGGCCCGCTGGTGCTGCACGCCACCTCCAGCCACCTGGCCGAGGCGGCGTCCGCGCTGGTCGAGCACGGGATGGCGGCGGCGACCGCGGTCGCGGTCACCTGCAACGGCACGATCAACACCCAGCGCACCGTGGACAGCACCCTGGCCTCGCTCTCGCAGGACGCCGGCGAGCTGGTCGGCCCGCTGGTGGTGACCGTCGGCCAGGCCGCCGGTGCCCGCTCGAAGCTGTCCTGGTGGGAGTCCCGCGCGCTGTACGGCTGGAAGGTGCTGGTGCCGCGCACCAAGGAGCAGGCCGGCGAGATGGCCGAGCGGCTGCGCGGGCACGGCGCCACCTCGCACGAGGTGCCGACCATCTCGGTCGAGCCGCCGCGCAGCCCGGCGCAGATGGAGCGCTCGGTCAAGGGCCTCGTCGACGGCCGATACCAGTGGATCGTGTTCACCTCGACCAACGCGGTGCGCGCGGTGTGGGAGAAGTTCGAGGAGTTCGGCCTGGACGCCAGGGCCTTCTCCGGGGTGAAGATCGCCTGCGTCGGTGAGTCGACCGCGGCGAAGGTGCGCTCGTTCGGCATCATCCCGGAGCTGATCCCGTCCGGTGAGCAGTCCAGCGAGGGCCTGCTCGCCGACTTCCCGCCGTACGACGACGTGCTGGACCCGGTCGACCGGGTGCTGCTGCCGCGGGCGGACATCGCCACCGAGACCCTGTCCGCCGGTCTGCGCGACCGTGGCTGGGAGATCGACGACGTGACCGCGTACCGGACCGTGCGCGCCGCCCCGCCGCCAGCCGAGACCCGCGAGATGATCAAGACCGGTGGCTTCGACGCGGTTTGCTTCACGTCGTCGTCCACGGTGCGGAACCTGGTCGGCATCGCCGGCAAGCCGCACACCCGGACGCTGGTCGCCTGCATCGGCCCGAAGACCGCGGAGACCGCGGTGGAGTTCGGCCTGCGGGTGGACGTGCAGCCGGAGAAGGCGGACGTCCCGCACCTGGTCGACGCGCTCGCCGAGCACGCCGCCCGGCTTCGCGCCGAGGGCGCCCTCCCCCCGCCGCGCAAAGCCAAGCGCGCCCGCCGCTCCTGA
- the hemC gene encoding hydroxymethylbilane synthase yields the protein MDSTIRIGARASALALAQANLVADELRKTGQRVEIVEVAKPGALPDALLNKQVDVIVRSYKGLPIAAVPGIVLAAVPTRADPRDALVARDGLTLGELPPGATVGTGSARRIAQLRALGLGLELVPVRGDIQTRAGKVAAGELDAVVLARAGLARMDSLDLITETLDPIQLLPAPAQGALAVQCRVDDVDVEHLLRSTVDDESTRVAVTAERAMLAALEADRGAPVGALAEVVEDLDADGAVLERISLRGAAAAGFDIETADMLRASAIAEKHEAEKLGRELAAELLDLGAGALSGPGRTQH from the coding sequence ATGGATAGCACGATAAGGATCGGCGCCAGAGCCAGTGCGCTGGCGCTCGCCCAGGCCAACCTGGTCGCCGACGAGCTGCGCAAGACCGGGCAGCGGGTGGAGATCGTCGAGGTCGCCAAGCCCGGCGCGCTGCCCGATGCGCTGCTGAACAAGCAGGTTGACGTGATCGTGCGCTCGTACAAGGGCCTGCCGATCGCGGCCGTGCCCGGGATCGTGCTGGCCGCGGTGCCGACCAGGGCCGACCCGCGGGACGCGCTGGTCGCCAGGGACGGGCTGACCCTCGGTGAGCTGCCGCCCGGCGCGACCGTCGGCACCGGCTCGGCCCGGCGGATCGCCCAGCTGCGCGCGCTCGGCCTCGGCCTCGAGCTGGTCCCGGTCCGCGGTGATATCCAGACCAGGGCCGGAAAAGTCGCCGCCGGTGAGCTGGATGCGGTGGTACTGGCCAGGGCGGGGCTGGCCAGGATGGACAGTCTCGACCTGATCACCGAGACGCTGGACCCGATCCAGCTGCTGCCGGCGCCGGCACAGGGCGCGCTGGCGGTCCAGTGCCGGGTGGACGATGTGGACGTCGAGCACCTTCTTCGGTCCACTGTGGACGACGAGTCGACCAGGGTTGCGGTGACCGCGGAACGGGCCATGTTGGCCGCGCTCGAAGCCGATCGCGGTGCGCCGGTCGGTGCGCTGGCCGAGGTGGTCGAAGACCTGGACGCGGACGGTGCGGTGCTCGAACGGATTTCGCTGCGCGGTGCCGCGGCGGCCGGTTTCGACATCGAGACCGCCGACATGCTGCGTGCTTCGGCGATCGCCGAAAAGCACGAGGCGGAAAAACTGGGCCGCGAGCTCGCGGCCGAACTGCTCGACCTGGGTGCCGGCGCGTTGTCCGGCCCCGGACGCACGCAGCACTGA
- a CDS encoding glutamyl-tRNA reductase: MSILAIGLSHRTADLNTLERVAVPATELTKVLHELQQAEHVSEVMLLSTCNRIEVYAVVETFHGGLADVSEVLARQAGMEPSALYDNFYVHYAGAAVEHVFSVASGLNSMVVGETQILGQVRAAYATAREAGTVGRILHELVQTTLRVGKRVHTETGLDKLGASVASEALAAAGDIAGKRALILGAGSMGALAASQLRKAGIAGITVANRTFANAARLAEASTEQGVPSTAVEMTELAAAVAEVDVVVSCTGAQGAVLTEAQVPPRAGRPLVICDLGLPRDVDNAVAGLEHVRVVDLETVRRRMDEAGGVSSARQTARATGIVLDEVREYLASQRSAEVTPTVTALRRRASEVVDAELLRLDNRLPGLDGAAREEVGRTVRRVVDKLLHAPTVRVKQLAAETADTDYASALRELFGLDPQAPAVVASPSATKNEQSNVRNGQSSVDGEGSGHG; this comes from the coding sequence ATGAGCATTCTGGCCATCGGGTTGTCCCACCGCACCGCCGATCTGAATACCCTCGAGCGGGTCGCGGTGCCGGCCACCGAGCTGACCAAGGTGCTGCACGAGCTCCAGCAGGCCGAGCACGTCAGCGAGGTCATGCTGCTGTCCACCTGCAACCGCATCGAGGTCTACGCGGTGGTGGAGACCTTCCACGGCGGTCTCGCCGATGTCTCCGAGGTGCTGGCCAGGCAGGCCGGCATGGAGCCGTCCGCGCTCTACGACAACTTCTACGTGCACTACGCCGGTGCCGCGGTGGAGCACGTGTTCTCGGTGGCCTCCGGGCTGAACTCGATGGTGGTGGGGGAGACCCAGATCCTCGGCCAGGTCCGCGCCGCCTACGCCACCGCCCGCGAGGCGGGCACGGTCGGGCGCATCCTGCACGAGCTGGTGCAGACCACGTTGCGGGTCGGCAAGCGCGTGCACACCGAGACCGGGCTGGACAAGCTCGGCGCTTCAGTAGCTTCCGAGGCGCTGGCCGCGGCCGGGGACATCGCCGGTAAGCGGGCGCTGATCCTCGGTGCCGGCTCGATGGGCGCGCTGGCCGCGTCCCAGCTGCGCAAGGCCGGGATCGCCGGGATCACCGTGGCCAACCGCACCTTCGCGAACGCGGCCAGGCTGGCCGAGGCGAGCACCGAGCAGGGCGTGCCGTCGACCGCGGTGGAGATGACCGAGCTGGCTGCGGCGGTGGCCGAGGTGGACGTGGTGGTCTCCTGCACCGGTGCGCAGGGCGCCGTGCTGACCGAGGCGCAGGTGCCGCCGCGGGCGGGCCGTCCGCTGGTGATCTGCGACCTCGGCCTGCCGAGGGACGTGGACAACGCGGTCGCCGGGCTCGAGCACGTCCGGGTGGTGGACCTGGAGACGGTGCGCCGCCGGATGGACGAGGCGGGCGGGGTGAGCAGCGCCAGGCAGACCGCGCGCGCCACCGGCATCGTGCTGGACGAGGTGCGCGAGTACCTGGCGAGCCAGCGCAGCGCCGAGGTCACGCCGACGGTCACCGCGCTGCGCCGCCGGGCGTCCGAGGTGGTGGACGCCGAACTGCTGCGGCTGGACAACCGGCTGCCGGGCCTGGACGGCGCGGCGCGGGAAGAGGTCGGCCGCACCGTGCGCCGGGTGGTGGACAAGCTGCTGCACGCGCCGACCGTGCGGGTCAAGCAACTCGCCGCGGAGACCGCCGACACCGACTACGCCAGTGCGCTGCGCGAGCTGTTCGGGCTCGATCCGCAGGCGCCCGCGGTGGTGGCGAGCCCGTCGGCGACCAAGAACGAGCAGTCAAATGTCCGCAATGGACAGTCCAGTGTGGACGGCGAAGGTAGTGGTCATGGATAG
- a CDS encoding redox-sensing transcriptional repressor Rex, with protein MVSQRGRRNGAHAASAKRGSLSNGHPDADNAPTAEMPAVPANGAAPEAARARSIPEAAVARLAVYLRVLSGLAEQGATTIASEELSAAAGVNSAKLRKDLSYLGSYGTRGVGYEVSVLVGQIERTLGLTRKHKVAVVGIGNLGHALANYGGFPGRGFPVEALFDLDPDLIGIPVGGLPVSHLDEIPTVCAEREISIGVIATPPTAAQSVCDRLVAGGVQCILNFAPVVLQVPEHVEVRKVDLAVELQILSFHVARRADSAAADAVNGSQPEPGVGLGNGMVVR; from the coding sequence GTGGTGTCACAGCGGGGCCGGCGGAACGGGGCCCATGCCGCGTCGGCGAAGCGGGGCTCACTCTCCAACGGGCACCCGGACGCGGACAACGCTCCCACCGCCGAGATGCCGGCGGTGCCGGCCAACGGCGCCGCCCCGGAGGCCGCCCGCGCCAGGTCCATTCCGGAGGCCGCGGTGGCCAGGCTGGCCGTCTACCTCCGGGTCCTGTCCGGACTCGCCGAGCAGGGCGCGACCACGATCGCCAGCGAAGAGCTGTCCGCGGCCGCCGGGGTCAACTCGGCGAAGCTCCGCAAGGACCTCTCCTACCTCGGCTCCTACGGCACCAGGGGGGTCGGCTACGAGGTCTCCGTGCTGGTCGGCCAGATCGAGCGCACCCTCGGCCTGACCCGCAAGCACAAGGTCGCCGTGGTCGGTATCGGTAACCTCGGGCACGCGCTGGCCAACTACGGCGGGTTCCCCGGCCGCGGCTTCCCGGTCGAGGCGCTGTTCGACCTCGACCCGGACCTGATCGGCATCCCGGTCGGCGGCCTGCCGGTGTCGCATCTGGACGAGATCCCCACCGTGTGCGCGGAGCGGGAGATCTCGATCGGTGTGATCGCCACCCCGCCCACCGCCGCGCAGTCCGTCTGCGACCGGCTGGTGGCCGGTGGCGTGCAGTGCATCCTGAACTTCGCCCCGGTGGTGCTTCAGGTGCCGGAGCACGTCGAGGTGCGCAAGGTCGACCTGGCGGTCGAGCTGCAGATCCTCTCGTTCCACGTGGCAAGGCGCGCGGACAGCGCCGCCGCGGACGCAGTCAATGGTTCCCAGCCTGAACCCGGAGTGGGGCTGGGTAACGGAATGGTGGTGCGGTAA
- a CDS encoding fasciclin domain-containing protein, whose translation MSNLRRVAGLGVAAAAALSVAACGSSDDSGAAPSSAPSSASSMPSSSSMAAGAGMTTNADVFGPACSKLPQGSEPGSLDSMGPQPVASAASTNPLLTKLVAAVKATNLVDTLNSQQAITVFAPADAAFDELGDAKFKELAANPNELSPILQYHVVPKRYDAKGLEAAKSVESLNSGGGPVKIEGSGDSMTVNGAPVLCGNIPTKNATVFVIGKVLTPGTNR comes from the coding sequence GTGAGCAATCTGCGACGCGTTGCCGGGCTCGGTGTTGCGGCGGCAGCCGCCCTTTCGGTAGCCGCCTGCGGTAGCAGTGACGACAGCGGCGCGGCCCCGAGCAGCGCCCCCAGCTCGGCCAGTTCGATGCCGAGCAGCTCGTCGATGGCGGCAGGGGCCGGCATGACCACCAACGCGGACGTGTTCGGCCCGGCCTGCTCGAAGCTGCCGCAGGGCAGCGAACCGGGCAGCCTCGACTCGATGGGACCGCAGCCGGTGGCCAGCGCGGCCAGCACGAATCCGCTGCTCACCAAGCTGGTCGCGGCGGTCAAGGCGACCAACCTGGTGGACACCTTGAACAGCCAGCAGGCGATCACCGTGTTCGCCCCGGCGGACGCGGCCTTCGACGAACTCGGCGACGCGAAGTTCAAGGAACTGGCCGCTAACCCGAACGAGCTGTCCCCGATCCTGCAGTACCACGTCGTGCCGAAGCGCTATGACGCGAAGGGCCTGGAAGCGGCCAAGAGCGTGGAATCGCTGAACAGCGGCGGTGGCCCGGTGAAAATCGAAGGAAGCGGCGACAGCATGACGGTGAACGGCGCCCCCGTTCTTTGCGGCAATATCCCGACCAAGAACGCGACCGTTTTCGTGATCGGCAAGGTGCTCACCCCGGGCACCAACAGGTAA
- a CDS encoding molybdopterin-dependent oxidoreductase — MNASAARTDNRPPRLGAAVAALVGVLALAAALAAGHLLAAFLGPNASPFLAVGNGAIDLTPVELKDFAVRTFGTYDKLVLLSGMAVTMLLAAAVAGLLSRRHALPGLVVIGLFGAVGVFAVYNRPDLGAVALLAPVASLVAGVLVFRWLHRRALAALTDRSPEPADAAVAPNRRSFLVAGAGVAVGAGVAGLAGQLVGSGKDVAGSRAAVGKLVPARTAPPIPADADFAKLGTPPFITSNRDFYRVDTALVVPQVTTEDWSLRIHGMVDRELTFGYQDIRGRPLVERTITMTCVSNEVGGPYISTANFIGVELADLLAEAGVRPGAEQLFCTSVDGWNSGTPVAAAMDHGRGAMLAIGMNGEPLPVEHGFPARMVVPGLYGYVSATKWVTDIEVTTWRARQAYWLKRSWAEQAPIKTQSRIDSPKGFENVSGGKVRVSGVAWAQHTGIAAVEVRVDQGPWQRATLSAEVNKDTWRMWWTELDVPPGTHQVSCRATDQSGATQTDRRAGTVPDGATGWHTVSFNAG; from the coding sequence ATGAATGCCTCAGCCGCCCGCACCGACAACCGGCCGCCACGGCTCGGCGCCGCGGTCGCCGCGCTGGTCGGCGTGCTCGCGCTCGCCGCCGCGCTGGCCGCCGGTCACCTCCTGGCCGCCTTCCTCGGCCCGAACGCCTCGCCGTTCCTCGCGGTCGGCAACGGGGCGATCGACCTGACCCCGGTCGAGCTGAAGGACTTCGCGGTCCGCACCTTCGGCACCTACGACAAGCTCGTGCTGCTCAGCGGGATGGCGGTGACCATGCTGCTGGCCGCGGCGGTGGCCGGGCTGCTGTCCCGGCGGCACGCGCTGCCGGGGCTGGTCGTGATCGGGCTGTTCGGCGCGGTCGGCGTCTTCGCCGTGTACAACCGGCCCGACCTGGGCGCGGTGGCCCTGCTCGCACCGGTGGCCAGCCTGGTCGCCGGGGTGCTGGTGTTCCGCTGGCTGCACCGGCGGGCGCTGGCCGCGCTGACGGACCGGTCGCCGGAGCCCGCGGACGCGGCCGTGGCGCCGAACCGGCGGAGCTTCCTGGTCGCCGGTGCCGGGGTGGCGGTCGGTGCCGGGGTGGCCGGGCTGGCTGGTCAGCTGGTCGGGTCCGGCAAGGACGTGGCGGGTTCCCGCGCCGCGGTCGGCAAGCTGGTGCCGGCCCGCACCGCGCCGCCGATCCCGGCCGACGCGGACTTCGCGAAGCTGGGCACCCCGCCGTTCATCACGTCGAACCGCGACTTCTACCGGGTGGACACCGCGCTGGTGGTGCCGCAGGTGACCACGGAGGACTGGAGCCTGCGCATCCACGGCATGGTGGACCGCGAGCTGACCTTCGGCTACCAGGACATCCGCGGCCGGCCGCTGGTGGAACGCACCATCACGATGACCTGCGTGTCCAACGAGGTCGGCGGGCCGTACATCTCGACCGCGAACTTCATCGGCGTGGAGCTGGCCGACCTGCTGGCCGAGGCCGGCGTGCGGCCCGGCGCTGAACAGCTGTTCTGCACCAGCGTGGACGGCTGGAACTCCGGTACGCCGGTGGCCGCGGCGATGGACCACGGCCGCGGCGCGATGCTGGCCATCGGCATGAACGGCGAGCCGCTGCCGGTCGAGCACGGTTTCCCGGCGCGGATGGTGGTGCCCGGGCTGTACGGCTACGTCTCGGCCACCAAGTGGGTCACCGACATCGAGGTCACCACCTGGCGGGCGCGGCAGGCGTACTGGCTCAAGCGCAGCTGGGCCGAGCAGGCCCCGATCAAGACCCAGTCGCGGATCGACTCGCCGAAGGGCTTCGAAAACGTGTCCGGCGGCAAGGTGCGGGTCAGCGGGGTGGCCTGGGCGCAGCACACCGGGATCGCCGCCGTCGAGGTGCGCGTGGACCAGGGGCCGTGGCAGCGGGCGACGTTGTCCGCCGAGGTGAACAAGGACACCTGGCGGATGTGGTGGACCGAGCTGGACGTGCCGCCGGGCACCCATCAGGTGTCCTGCCGCGCCACCGACCAGTCCGGCGCCACGCAGACCGACCGCCGGGCCGGCACCGTGCCCGACGGCGCCACCGGCTGGCACACGGTGTCCTTCAACGCGGGCTGA
- a CDS encoding glutaredoxin family protein, translating into MSHQVTVMTRQGCSACVRAEQDVERICAELGVEWASADVDSDPEWRAEYGDRVPVILVDGDEHGYWQVEEDRLRRALAVVRSR; encoded by the coding sequence ATGTCGCATCAGGTGACGGTGATGACCAGGCAGGGCTGTTCCGCCTGCGTGCGGGCCGAGCAGGACGTCGAGCGGATCTGCGCCGAGCTCGGGGTGGAGTGGGCCAGCGCGGACGTGGACAGCGACCCGGAGTGGCGCGCGGAGTACGGCGACCGGGTGCCGGTGATCCTGGTCGACGGCGACGAGCACGGCTACTGGCAGGTCGAAGAGGACCGCCTCCGCCGCGCACTGGCCGTCGTAAGGAGTCGGTAA
- a CDS encoding AMP-binding protein, with the protein MTAEASADQTGAGDTGNISGLLTAAAGRWPDAVALIDSASGAVLTWGKLDAAVHAEAHRFAGAGLVPGDRLAIRLPTSAEFVIALFAAARAGGIAVPVSPQGPPVELHTLLEHSGAKLLVSVSPEDGPDGVTVLAPAEVAEGRPSAEPFEEAGGGEDLAVLSYTSGTTGPPRGVMLSHRALLANLAQLAAVGPGVLEHADRVLLAIPLFHVYGLGPGLLQATATGATVVLAQRFDARQALADCARHRVTVIAGVPAMYADFADLSADELGEGLATVRRLTSGAAPLHPKVLATIRTATGLGVYEGYGLTETAPVVTTTLVTGYPKPGSVGRPLPGIELRLVESDGDGEPVPSDPEDLDDTFDEEDGGTGLVAVRGANLFSGYWPDGAHGPDAEGWFRTGDVGYLDVDGDLHLVDRANDLIIVNGFNVYPHEVEEVIGLLPEVAEAAVVGVLDERRGEAVKAVVVPVAGASLSGQQIVEHCAGRLAGYKVPQTVEFAESLPHSATGKLRRVRLR; encoded by the coding sequence TTGACCGCTGAGGCGAGTGCCGACCAGACCGGTGCGGGGGACACCGGCAACATCTCCGGGCTGCTCACCGCCGCGGCGGGCCGCTGGCCGGATGCCGTCGCGCTGATCGATTCCGCCTCCGGGGCCGTGCTGACCTGGGGCAAGCTGGACGCGGCCGTGCACGCCGAGGCGCACCGGTTCGCCGGCGCCGGGCTGGTCCCCGGCGACCGGCTGGCCATCCGGCTGCCGACCTCGGCCGAGTTCGTCATCGCGCTGTTCGCGGCGGCGCGGGCGGGCGGGATCGCGGTCCCGGTGTCGCCGCAGGGACCGCCGGTCGAGCTGCACACCCTGCTCGAGCACAGTGGCGCGAAACTGCTCGTCTCTGTCAGTCCGGAGGACGGGCCGGACGGGGTCACCGTGCTGGCGCCGGCCGAGGTCGCCGAGGGCCGGCCGTCGGCCGAGCCGTTCGAAGAAGCCGGCGGCGGCGAGGACCTCGCGGTGCTGTCCTACACCTCCGGCACCACCGGCCCGCCGCGCGGCGTGATGCTCTCGCACCGGGCGCTGCTGGCGAACCTGGCGCAGCTCGCCGCGGTCGGCCCCGGGGTGCTGGAGCATGCCGACCGGGTGCTGCTGGCCATCCCGCTGTTCCACGTCTACGGCCTCGGCCCCGGCCTGCTGCAGGCCACCGCGACCGGCGCGACGGTGGTGCTGGCCCAGCGCTTCGACGCGCGCCAGGCGCTGGCCGACTGCGCGCGCCACCGGGTCACCGTGATCGCCGGGGTGCCGGCGATGTACGCCGACTTCGCCGATCTTTCCGCGGACGAGCTGGGCGAGGGACTCGCCACCGTGCGGCGGCTGACCTCCGGCGCCGCCCCGCTGCACCCGAAGGTGCTGGCCACCATCCGGACGGCCACCGGGCTGGGCGTCTACGAGGGTTACGGGCTGACCGAAACCGCGCCGGTGGTGACCACCACGCTGGTCACCGGCTACCCGAAGCCGGGTTCGGTTGGCCGTCCGCTGCCCGGGATCGAGCTGCGGCTGGTGGAGTCGGACGGCGACGGCGAGCCGGTCCCGTCGGACCCGGAGGACCTCGACGACACCTTCGACGAGGAGGACGGCGGCACCGGGCTGGTCGCGGTGCGCGGGGCGAACCTGTTCTCCGGGTACTGGCCGGACGGTGCGCACGGCCCGGACGCCGAGGGCTGGTTCCGCACCGGCGACGTCGGCTACCTGGACGTCGACGGCGACCTGCACCTGGTGGACAGGGCGAACGACCTGATCATCGTGAACGGGTTCAACGTGTACCCGCACGAGGTGGAGGAAGTGATCGGGCTGCTGCCGGAGGTGGCCGAGGCGGCCGTGGTCGGCGTGCTCGACGAGCGCCGCGGCGAGGCGGTGAAGGCGGTGGTGGTGCCGGTGGCCGGTGCGTCGCTGTCCGGGCAGCAGATCGTCGAGCACTGCGCGGGCCGGCTGGCCGGGTACAAGGTGCCGCAGACCGTGGAGTTCGCCGAGTCGCTGCCGCATTCCGCGACTGGCAAGCTGCGCCGGGTACGGCTCAGGTAG